A DNA window from Helianthus annuus cultivar XRQ/B chromosome 15, HanXRQr2.0-SUNRISE, whole genome shotgun sequence contains the following coding sequences:
- the LOC110910985 gene encoding phosphoribosylformylglycinamidine cyclo-ligase, chloroplastic/mitochondrial-like isoform X1, whose protein sequence is MLNRVLSIISKGGLKGITHITGAGLTNNVPHVFPQGLRAHMYNNSWSVLPVFKWIQKDGNIEDAEMKRTFNMGIGMVLVAGEKAAQRKEIKKLNLVIRSSLRKRMKKKKG, encoded by the exons ATGTTAAACAG GGTGCTTAGCATTATCAGCAAGGGAGGCCTCAAAGGAATCACCCACATAACAGGTGCTGGTTTAACAAATAATGTCCCTCATGTTTTCCCTCAAGGCCTCAGGGCCCACATGTACAACAACTCTTGGTCCGTTCTTCCTGTTTTCAAGTGGATCCAAAAG GATGGAAACATTGAAGATGCTGAAATGAAGCGTACATTTAATATGGGAATCGGGATGGTTTTGGTTGCTGGCGAAAAGGCTGCCCAAAGGAAAGAG ATTAAAAAGTTGAACTTAGTTATAAGGAGCTCATTAAGGAAaaggatgaagaaaaagaaaggttAA
- the LOC110910985 gene encoding phosphoribosylformylglycinamidine cyclo-ligase, chloroplastic/mitochondrial-like isoform X2 yields MLNRVLSIISKGGLKGITHITGAGLTNNVPHVFPQGLRAHMYNNSWSVLPVFKWIQKDGNIEDAEMKRTFNMGIGMVLVAGEKAAQRKEVKDVNHFMSLPICLMGHF; encoded by the exons ATGTTAAACAG GGTGCTTAGCATTATCAGCAAGGGAGGCCTCAAAGGAATCACCCACATAACAGGTGCTGGTTTAACAAATAATGTCCCTCATGTTTTCCCTCAAGGCCTCAGGGCCCACATGTACAACAACTCTTGGTCCGTTCTTCCTGTTTTCAAGTGGATCCAAAAG GATGGAAACATTGAAGATGCTGAAATGAAGCGTACATTTAATATGGGAATCGGGATGGTTTTGGTTGCTGGCGAAAAGGCTGCCCAAAGGAAAGAG GTCAAGGATGTAAATCACTTTATGAGCCTTCCAATCTGTTTAATGGGTCATTTTTAG
- the LOC110913405 gene encoding uncharacterized protein LOC110913405, translated as MWYLFCCLYSHNVAPEDKFIALVTTKAETDDPEIKLKPGVDLLGPVDDVFYETLDRFEPRDDGAADSCFVSTASRRIRIICGLYLVIKPITIASSPLHTSEKCCSMGCGNPMNLKDGEESYQECQESFTNHGLTITAVCSKIELVLPFVLTGHTPQTDPRSPS; from the exons ATGTG GTATCTATTTTGTTGTTTGTATTCACACAATGTGGCTCCAGAAGACAAGTTTATTGCATTGGTGACAACGAAAGCAGAGACTGACGACCCTGAGATCAAATTAAAGCCTGGTGTTGACCTTCTGGGACCTGTGGATGATGTCTTTTATGAAACTTTGGACAGATTTGAGCCAAGAGATGATGGTGCTGCTGATAGCTGTTTCGTATCTACGGCAAGTAGGCGTATACGCATTATTTGTGGTTTATATTT AGTTATAAAACCTATCACCATCGCATCCTCTCCTTTACACACCTCTG AAAAATGTTGCAGCATGGGCTGTGGAAATCCAATGAATTTAAAGGATGGTGAGGAGAGCTATCAAGAATGCCAGGAGAGCTTCACGAATCATGGTTTAACTATTACG gccgtttgcagcaagatagagctcgttctcccgttcgttttgactggtcacacgccccaaacggacccccgtagcccaagttag